A genome region from Chryseobacterium sp. G0186 includes the following:
- a CDS encoding DUF3078 domain-containing protein has protein sequence MKKVLLIASISFGAFAMAQETKTDAPATDTVKAWSIQGQNTLMLNQAAFSNWVGGGANNVGWLAGVNYNLTYEKGKDLWENIIILGYGQNNTQGTGVRKTQDVINLSTNYGREFAKNWYISAGAGLQTQFAPGYEDGNNPDAKKISNFMAPGYLNLGAGVTYRPNDNFTVTLRPANARWTFVLDKDLQKAGTYGLKNDGDSSLFQFGFLGTAMYRLKIMENISLLNTASVFSNYLDHPDRLVLGYSGVLSMKINKYISTNVTLDLLYDHNQIWKTQLKQTLGVGLAYNFDNGKKRSENKDNQSWLKK, from the coding sequence ATGAAAAAAGTTTTATTGATCGCTTCCATCTCTTTTGGAGCTTTTGCAATGGCTCAAGAGACCAAAACTGATGCTCCTGCAACAGATACTGTTAAAGCTTGGTCTATTCAGGGACAAAATACATTAATGCTTAACCAGGCTGCCTTTTCGAATTGGGTAGGAGGTGGAGCCAACAACGTTGGGTGGCTTGCCGGTGTCAATTATAATCTAACTTATGAAAAAGGAAAAGATCTATGGGAAAACATTATTATCCTGGGCTACGGGCAGAATAATACCCAAGGTACCGGAGTAAGAAAAACTCAGGATGTGATTAACCTTTCTACAAACTACGGTAGAGAGTTTGCTAAAAATTGGTATATCTCTGCAGGGGCGGGGCTTCAGACTCAGTTTGCTCCTGGTTATGAAGATGGAAACAATCCTGATGCGAAGAAAATCTCAAACTTTATGGCTCCCGGATACTTAAACCTGGGTGCTGGGGTTACTTATCGTCCTAATGATAATTTTACAGTGACTTTACGTCCTGCCAATGCAAGATGGACTTTTGTCTTGGATAAAGATCTTCAAAAGGCAGGAACTTATGGATTGAAAAATGATGGTGATTCTTCTCTTTTCCAGTTCGGTTTTCTGGGAACAGCAATGTATAGGCTGAAGATTATGGAGAATATCAGTTTACTGAATACAGCGTCTGTCTTCTCAAACTACCTGGATCATCCTGATAGATTAGTTCTTGGATACAGTGGAGTTCTAAGCATGAAGATCAATAAATATATTTCTACCAATGTTACCCTGGATCTGTTGTATGACCACAACCAGATATGGAAAACACAGCTGAAACAGACATTGGGAGTTGGGCTGGCTTATAATTTCGATAACGGGAAAAAGCGTTCAGAAAATAAGGATAACCAAAGCTGGTTAAAGAAATAA
- a CDS encoding GLPGLI family protein: MKKLGIVALALFIQHVSAQANRFVYQVTMKPDAENKTDIKTENAYLDISQTQSIFYSENRIKRDSIMQKAFQGGGGRGNINREQMEGLRSNINYSVEKDKTNQKTYFKDRIGRDIYSYEEDRPLNWKISSETTKIGEYKVQKAETDFAGRNWTAWFTTDLPYQDGPYKFGGLPGLIVKVEDDKGDYSFDLMKNYKVAELPSLNQFGNTIKVKRAAYIKQQQKFRADPASFMNQSGGQGGFSTTMRMGGGRGPGGGGNQNPVDMKKRMEERVKEEAKKNSNPIELQ; this comes from the coding sequence ATGAAAAAATTAGGTATTGTCGCTCTGGCACTCTTTATACAACATGTTTCTGCACAAGCCAACCGATTTGTGTACCAGGTAACAATGAAGCCGGACGCTGAAAATAAAACTGATATTAAGACAGAAAATGCATATCTTGATATTTCTCAGACTCAATCAATTTTTTATTCTGAAAACAGAATTAAAAGAGATTCCATCATGCAAAAAGCTTTTCAGGGCGGCGGTGGAAGAGGAAATATCAACAGAGAGCAGATGGAAGGTTTAAGAAGCAACATCAATTATTCTGTAGAAAAAGATAAAACGAATCAAAAAACCTATTTTAAGGATCGAATAGGACGAGATATCTATTCTTATGAAGAAGACAGGCCTTTGAACTGGAAAATTTCTTCGGAAACCACAAAAATTGGGGAATATAAGGTTCAAAAGGCAGAAACAGATTTTGCCGGAAGAAATTGGACAGCATGGTTTACTACTGATTTACCTTATCAGGATGGGCCTTACAAATTCGGAGGTCTTCCCGGCTTGATTGTAAAAGTAGAGGATGACAAAGGAGATTATTCTTTTGATCTGATGAAAAACTATAAAGTGGCTGAGCTTCCAAGTCTGAATCAGTTTGGAAACACAATAAAAGTAAAAAGGGCTGCTTATATTAAGCAACAGCAAAAATTTAGAGCTGATCCGGCTTCATTCATGAATCAGAGTGGAGGACAAGGTGGATTTTCTACCACCATGAGAATGGGAGGTGGAAGAGGCCCTGGCGGCGGAGGGAATCAGAACCCTGTCGATATGAAAAAGAGGATGGAAGAGAGGGTGAAAGAAGAAGCTAAGAAAAACAGTAATCCCATTGAATTACAATAA
- the sufD gene encoding Fe-S cluster assembly protein SufD — protein MALKEQIIENHHEFLESLRHRFLDDDRKAALQKFENMGFPTKKDEEYKYTNLKEITEKNYNFFPNEHHNITKEQFDQLHLGEENFDWIVFVNGKLHKELSKVSIENVEFLSFNYALNDEKHKEVFEKYFNTIASKEQAFTNLNLAYCKYGFFLKVPKNVVIEKPIHVFYISQNQEENVFYNTRNLLIVEEGAKVEVIESHHNFDSTYVLTNSVTEIFTYPNAKADWHKLQNDNNTSYLIDNTFARQEKDSLTTVNTFSFGGKLVRNNLDFIQNGSNINSFMNGITIIGKDQLVDHHTAVHHNFPNCESYQNYKGIFDGNAHGVFNGKVFVDKIAQKTNAYQQNNNVLLSEGASIDTKPQLEIFADDVKCSHGCTVGQLNEDALFYLRARGISKKEAQALLLYAFANDAMQNIDIEPLKEKISKLLAEKLEVDIEF, from the coding sequence ATGGCATTAAAAGAACAAATTATAGAAAACCATCATGAGTTTTTGGAGAGTCTTCGTCACAGATTTCTGGATGATGATAGAAAAGCTGCTCTTCAAAAGTTTGAAAACATGGGTTTTCCTACAAAGAAAGACGAAGAATATAAATATACCAATCTAAAGGAGATCACGGAGAAAAACTATAATTTCTTTCCGAATGAGCACCATAATATCACCAAGGAGCAGTTCGACCAACTGCACTTAGGAGAAGAAAATTTTGATTGGATTGTTTTTGTAAACGGTAAACTTCACAAAGAGCTTTCAAAGGTTTCTATTGAAAATGTAGAATTCCTTTCATTCAATTATGCACTGAATGATGAGAAGCATAAAGAAGTGTTTGAAAAATACTTCAATACAATTGCTTCCAAAGAGCAAGCTTTCACGAACTTAAACCTTGCCTACTGCAAATATGGTTTCTTTCTGAAGGTACCTAAAAATGTAGTTATTGAAAAGCCAATCCATGTTTTCTACATTTCTCAGAACCAGGAGGAAAACGTATTCTACAACACAAGAAATCTATTGATCGTAGAAGAAGGGGCAAAAGTAGAGGTCATTGAAAGTCACCATAACTTTGACAGTACTTATGTATTGACAAACTCTGTGACAGAGATCTTCACTTATCCTAATGCAAAAGCAGATTGGCATAAACTTCAGAACGATAACAATACTTCATATCTTATTGACAATACCTTTGCAAGACAGGAGAAAGACAGTTTAACGACTGTAAATACGTTCTCTTTCGGAGGTAAGCTGGTAAGAAACAACCTTGATTTTATCCAAAACGGATCAAATATTAATTCATTCATGAATGGTATTACCATTATCGGAAAAGATCAGTTGGTTGACCACCATACAGCCGTTCACCACAACTTCCCGAACTGTGAAAGCTACCAGAACTACAAAGGTATTTTTGATGGAAATGCTCACGGTGTTTTCAACGGAAAGGTGTTTGTTGATAAAATTGCTCAGAAAACCAATGCTTATCAGCAGAATAACAACGTCTTGCTAAGCGAAGGGGCAAGCATTGATACAAAACCTCAATTGGAAATCTTTGCAGACGATGTAAAATGTTCTCACGGATGTACTGTAGGCCAATTGAATGAGGATGCTTTATTCTATCTTAGAGCAAGAGGAATCTCTAAAAAAGAAGCTCAGGCATTACTTTTATATGCTTTTGCTAATGACGCAATGCAAAATATCGACATTGAGCCTCTAAAAGAAAAAATTTCAAAGCTTCTGGCTGAGAAACTAGAAGTAGATATAGAATTTTAA
- a CDS encoding GNAT family N-acetyltransferase — MIATERLILRRPIKEDFEKFFEINHDPQTNIHNPSGPMSFEKAESTFARMLDHWENHNFGSWVIVEKEHPENIIGFGGLSYKLYGEEEKLNLGYRFASQAWGKGYATEFTKKVIDFGFNEDNKEEIFAIVRPSNIASVKVLEKAGMIQVGMLNDVPDQPESLVYRIQK, encoded by the coding sequence ATGATAGCTACAGAAAGATTAATTTTAAGAAGACCTATAAAAGAGGATTTTGAAAAGTTCTTTGAAATTAATCATGACCCCCAAACCAATATTCATAATCCAAGCGGACCGATGAGTTTTGAAAAAGCAGAAAGCACCTTTGCCAGAATGCTAGATCATTGGGAAAATCATAATTTTGGAAGCTGGGTGATTGTTGAAAAAGAACACCCGGAAAATATAATAGGTTTTGGAGGGCTGAGCTATAAACTCTACGGAGAAGAAGAAAAATTGAATTTAGGCTACCGTTTTGCTTCCCAGGCATGGGGGAAAGGATACGCCACAGAATTCACAAAGAAAGTTATAGATTTTGGGTTTAATGAAGATAATAAAGAAGAAATATTCGCTATTGTCCGTCCCAGTAATATAGCTTCTGTAAAAGTTTTGGAAAAGGCAGGTATGATCCAAGTCGGGATGCTTAATGATGTCCCAGATCAGCCTGAAAGTTTAGTATATAGAATTCAAAAATAA
- a CDS encoding DUF3078 domain-containing protein — translation MKKFLLILSFFTGIYASAQEELKKDSVVVDTIKSWSVLGKNTLMINQAAFSNWVGGGANNVGWLAGINYNITYEKDNDLWENIIILGYGQNDTKGLGIRKTQDVINVSTNYGRKFSKSWYFSLGTGLQSQFAAGYEDGNNPEAKKISNFMAPGYLNVGMGITYRPNDDLTVTLRPTNARWTFVMDKGLQFAGSYGLKNDGDSSLLQFGFLGTATYKLKIMEDIYLTNTASVFSNYLDRPDRLALAYGAILNLKVNKYISSNIAVDLLYDHNQIEKTQLKQTLGIGFAYTLDNGVKRSDRKDSQWWIKK, via the coding sequence ATGAAGAAGTTTTTATTGATTCTTTCCTTTTTTACGGGGATTTATGCAAGTGCACAAGAAGAATTGAAAAAAGATTCTGTGGTGGTAGACACCATAAAATCATGGTCAGTTTTAGGAAAAAATACATTGATGATTAATCAGGCAGCCTTTTCAAATTGGGTAGGAGGGGGAGCCAACAACGTAGGATGGCTTGCCGGTATCAATTACAATATTACCTATGAAAAAGATAATGATCTCTGGGAAAATATTATTATCCTTGGATATGGGCAAAATGATACTAAAGGACTTGGAATAAGAAAAACCCAGGATGTTATAAATGTTTCTACCAATTATGGGCGTAAGTTTTCCAAAAGCTGGTATTTTTCTCTGGGAACAGGATTGCAGTCTCAGTTTGCGGCAGGATATGAAGATGGAAATAATCCGGAAGCAAAAAAAATATCAAACTTTATGGCGCCAGGTTACCTAAACGTCGGGATGGGTATCACTTATAGACCAAATGATGATCTGACGGTGACTCTCCGTCCTACCAACGCCAGATGGACTTTTGTAATGGATAAGGGGCTTCAGTTTGCCGGAAGTTATGGTTTAAAAAATGATGGAGATTCATCTTTACTACAGTTCGGTTTCCTGGGGACAGCAACGTATAAATTGAAAATTATGGAGGATATTTATCTTACGAATACCGCATCTGTCTTTTCAAACTATTTGGATCGTCCGGATCGGTTGGCTCTTGCTTATGGTGCTATTCTGAACCTGAAGGTGAATAAGTATATTTCTTCTAATATTGCAGTAGATCTTTTGTATGATCATAATCAGATTGAAAAAACACAGTTAAAGCAAACGTTGGGAATTGGTTTTGCCTATACTCTGGATAATGGAGTGAAGCGCTCTGACCGTAAAGACAGCCAATGGTGGATTAAAAAATAG
- the sufC gene encoding Fe-S cluster assembly ATPase SufC translates to MLEIKNLHAKIEDGAEILKGINLEIKPGEVHAIMGPNGAGKSTLSSVIAGKEDYEVTGGEILFEGNDISEDAPEDRAHKGIFLSFQYPVEIPGVSVTNFIKAALNETRKANGLEEMPAKEMLALIREKSEKLGIKKDFLSRSLNEGFSGGEKKRNEIFQMMMLNPKLAILDETDSGLDIDALRIVADGVNHFKNEGNAVLLITHYQRLLNYIQPDFVHVLANGKIIKTGDKSLALELEEKGYDWLLN, encoded by the coding sequence ATGTTAGAAATTAAAAACCTTCACGCCAAAATTGAAGATGGCGCAGAAATATTAAAAGGGATTAATCTTGAAATAAAGCCTGGTGAAGTTCACGCTATCATGGGCCCTAACGGAGCTGGTAAGTCCACTCTTTCTTCTGTAATTGCAGGAAAAGAGGATTATGAAGTGACTGGTGGAGAAATCCTTTTCGAAGGAAACGACATCAGCGAAGATGCTCCTGAAGACAGAGCACACAAAGGAATCTTCCTTTCTTTCCAATATCCAGTGGAAATTCCGGGAGTTTCTGTAACGAACTTTATCAAAGCTGCTTTAAACGAAACAAGAAAGGCAAATGGATTGGAAGAAATGCCGGCAAAAGAAATGCTTGCATTAATCCGTGAAAAATCTGAAAAACTGGGAATTAAAAAAGATTTCCTTTCAAGATCATTGAATGAGGGATTCTCCGGAGGTGAAAAGAAAAGAAACGAGATCTTCCAGATGATGATGCTTAATCCTAAATTGGCCATTCTTGATGAAACAGATTCAGGATTAGATATTGATGCCTTAAGAATCGTTGCAGATGGAGTAAACCACTTTAAAAATGAAGGAAATGCAGTTCTTTTGATTACACACTATCAAAGATTGCTTAACTATATTCAACCTGACTTCGTTCACGTTTTAGCTAATGGAAAAATCATCAAAACAGGTGATAAATCTTTAGCATTAGAACTTGAAGAAAAAGGGTACGACTGGCTTCTTAACTAA
- a CDS encoding HesB/IscA family protein, which translates to MIKVSDYAKEKAIQLMTEDGFNPAEDYIRVGVKSGGCSGLEYVLKFDNQKTDTDQIFEDNNIKIIIDKKSILYLAGTTLEYSGGLNGKGFVFNNPNASRTCGCGESFSL; encoded by the coding sequence ATGATAAAAGTATCAGACTATGCAAAGGAGAAAGCCATCCAACTTATGACGGAAGATGGTTTTAACCCTGCTGAAGATTATATAAGAGTTGGGGTGAAAAGCGGCGGATGCTCTGGTTTAGAGTATGTTTTAAAGTTTGATAACCAAAAAACAGACACAGATCAGATTTTTGAAGATAATAATATTAAAATTATTATCGATAAAAAATCCATCCTCTATTTAGCAGGAACCACTCTTGAATACTCAGGAGGATTGAACGGAAAGGGCTTTGTTTTCAACAACCCGAACGCATCCAGAACATGTGGATGTGGAGAATCATTTAGTCTTTAG
- a CDS encoding rhomboid family intramembrane serine protease translates to MFKNVISKKAIIYPLLMLSAMWFGYFLQTHGFFGSCFGAIIPLVPEGLLGIVTSPLLHGNMDHIIGNSIPIAALMFLLYQFYPLVANKVFITGWLATGFLVWLLPPIDIMTGEYMYTCTIGASGVVYVLAFFLFFSGVFKWNMKLLTISMLVVLYYGSLIWGMLPEELFYNMQEPSKISWQAHLSGAVVGSIIAFIFKNVGEKKKKYIWEFPNYYSEKDDKLWQEYKENHPDDFLELPYKKRDDIWDHLDELRRK, encoded by the coding sequence ATGTTTAAAAATGTAATTTCCAAAAAAGCGATTATATACCCCTTGCTGATGCTTTCTGCAATGTGGTTCGGATATTTTTTACAGACCCATGGCTTTTTTGGAAGTTGCTTTGGAGCCATTATTCCTCTTGTACCGGAAGGTTTGCTTGGGATAGTCACATCTCCTCTTTTGCATGGAAATATGGATCATATTATTGGAAACTCTATTCCAATCGCTGCTCTCATGTTTCTGCTTTATCAATTCTATCCGTTAGTTGCCAATAAGGTGTTCATAACCGGATGGCTTGCTACTGGTTTTTTGGTATGGCTTCTTCCTCCTATCGACATCATGACCGGTGAGTATATGTATACCTGTACCATTGGAGCCAGTGGTGTAGTCTATGTACTTGCCTTCTTCCTCTTTTTCAGTGGTGTATTCAAATGGAATATGAAACTGTTAACCATTTCAATGCTTGTCGTATTATATTACGGCAGTTTGATCTGGGGTATGCTTCCGGAGGAACTTTTCTATAATATGCAGGAACCAAGCAAAATCTCATGGCAGGCTCACCTTTCCGGAGCAGTAGTGGGAAGTATTATCGCCTTTATTTTTAAAAATGTGGGTGAGAAAAAGAAAAAATATATTTGGGAATTTCCCAATTACTACAGCGAAAAAGACGATAAGCTATGGCAGGAATATAAGGAAAATCACCCTGATGATTTCTTAGAACTTCCTTATAAAAAGCGCGACGATATTTGGGATCATCTGGATGAATTAAGAAGAAAATAA
- the sufB gene encoding Fe-S cluster assembly protein SufB: MSKYTEDDLRVDLENKKYEFGWETKIDYEDFPIGLNEDIVRAISAKKEEPEWMTEWRLESFRIWLKMVEPNWANIKYEKPDFQAIRYYAAPKSKPELESLDQVDPELLKTFEKLGINIEEQKRLSGVAVDIVIDSVSVKTTFQDTLAEKGIIFCSISEAIKNHPDLVRKYLGKVVPRGDNFYAALNSAVFSDGSFCYIPKGVKCPMELSTYFRINQAGTGQFERTLVIADEGSYVSYLEGCTAPSRDENQLHAAVVELIALDNAEIKYSTVQNWYPGNEEGKGGVFNFVTKRGLCERNAKISWTQVETGSAVTWKYPSCILKGDGAIGEFYSIAVTNNHQYADTGTKMIHIGKNTRSTIISKGISAGKSQNSYRGQVKVMPSAKGARNFSQCDSLLMGNECGAHTFPYIEIKDPTAQLEHEATTSKIGEDQIFYCNQRGINTEKAIALIVNGFSKEVLNKLPMEFAIEAQKLLEISLEGSVG; this comes from the coding sequence ATGAGTAAATATACTGAAGACGATTTAAGAGTCGATCTAGAAAATAAAAAATATGAATTCGGTTGGGAAACCAAGATTGATTATGAAGATTTCCCAATTGGTTTAAATGAAGATATCGTCCGTGCCATTTCTGCAAAGAAAGAGGAACCGGAATGGATGACAGAATGGCGTTTGGAATCTTTCAGAATCTGGTTAAAGATGGTAGAGCCTAACTGGGCAAATATCAAGTATGAAAAACCAGATTTTCAGGCGATTCGTTACTACGCAGCTCCAAAATCAAAACCTGAACTGGAAAGCCTTGATCAGGTTGATCCCGAATTGTTGAAGACCTTCGAAAAGCTAGGGATTAATATCGAGGAGCAAAAAAGACTTTCAGGAGTCGCTGTAGATATCGTAATAGACTCAGTTTCTGTGAAAACTACTTTCCAGGACACCTTGGCAGAAAAAGGAATTATTTTCTGTTCAATTTCTGAGGCTATTAAAAACCATCCGGACCTAGTAAGAAAGTATCTTGGAAAAGTAGTTCCGAGAGGAGATAACTTCTATGCAGCATTGAATTCCGCAGTATTCTCTGACGGAAGTTTCTGCTATATTCCAAAAGGGGTAAAATGCCCAATGGAACTTTCCACTTACTTCCGTATCAACCAGGCAGGAACAGGACAGTTTGAAAGAACCCTTGTGATTGCAGATGAAGGAAGTTATGTTTCTTACCTTGAAGGATGTACCGCTCCATCAAGAGATGAAAATCAGCTACACGCAGCCGTTGTGGAGCTAATTGCATTAGACAACGCTGAGATCAAATATTCCACTGTACAGAACTGGTACCCGGGTAATGAAGAAGGAAAAGGAGGGGTATTCAACTTTGTAACGAAGAGAGGTCTTTGTGAAAGAAATGCAAAAATCTCCTGGACACAGGTTGAAACAGGTTCAGCAGTAACATGGAAATATCCATCTTGTATTCTTAAAGGTGACGGAGCCATCGGAGAGTTCTACTCTATCGCGGTAACCAACAATCACCAATATGCAGATACAGGAACCAAAATGATCCACATTGGAAAAAACACCAGATCAACGATCATTTCAAAAGGCATTTCTGCAGGAAAATCTCAAAACTCATATAGAGGACAAGTAAAGGTAATGCCTTCTGCAAAAGGAGCAAGAAACTTCTCTCAGTGTGACTCTTTATTGATGGGTAACGAATGTGGAGCACATACATTCCCTTATATTGAGATTAAAGATCCAACTGCTCAGTTAGAGCACGAAGCAACCACTTCAAAAATTGGAGAAGATCAGATTTTCTACTGTAACCAGAGAGGAATCAATACGGAAAAAGCAATTGCTTTGATCGTTAACGGATTCAGTAAAGAAGTTCTAAATAAACTCCCAATGGAATTTGCTATTGAAGCACAAAAACTATTGGAAATTTCATTAGAAGGATCAGTAGGATAA
- the dprA gene encoding DNA-processing protein DprA encodes MISEEHFYAVALRECSQIGDINFHKLVRTFGSAQEAWKRGKKEYKKLDGMGQKTVSDIGNDEHLKFAEKEFKFCEKNNIQVRLRHLGEIPTLLNECIDAPSILYQKGNINDSLQKLSIVGTRNMTSYGQKFIEDFFEATQSSKFVSVSGLALGVDKEVHEQSIRNQKPTIAVLAHGFQFLYPSKNRKLSEKILQDGGSLLTEFNSSRKPDRENFIQRNRIVAGISPSTIVIETGFGGGSVSTAAFANDYNRDVFALPGKITDVYSQGCNQLIFHNKATAISTVKDLINILGLNNPQEKIEELFPYSETLIQFTENQRIVYQSIQENPQITLDDLAQKMDTSSHKILPIILELELLGKVKSFSGRQFIAI; translated from the coding sequence ATGATCTCCGAAGAACACTTTTATGCAGTCGCCCTACGCGAATGCAGCCAGATTGGCGATATCAACTTCCATAAACTTGTCCGAACTTTTGGAAGTGCTCAGGAAGCATGGAAAAGAGGGAAAAAAGAATATAAAAAATTGGATGGAATGGGGCAAAAAACCGTTTCTGACATTGGAAATGATGAGCATCTGAAATTTGCAGAAAAAGAATTCAAGTTTTGCGAAAAGAATAATATTCAGGTTAGATTAAGACATCTCGGAGAAATTCCCACTCTTCTGAATGAATGCATTGATGCTCCCTCTATCCTCTACCAAAAAGGAAACATTAATGATTCTCTTCAAAAATTAAGTATTGTGGGTACCCGGAATATGACAAGCTATGGTCAAAAATTTATTGAAGATTTCTTTGAGGCCACACAGTCTTCAAAATTTGTCTCTGTAAGTGGGTTGGCATTAGGAGTAGATAAAGAAGTCCATGAGCAATCTATCCGCAATCAAAAGCCAACTATAGCAGTTCTTGCCCATGGATTTCAGTTTTTATATCCCTCTAAAAACAGAAAACTTTCTGAAAAAATACTCCAGGACGGAGGTTCTCTATTGACTGAGTTTAATTCCTCCAGAAAACCTGACCGGGAAAATTTTATTCAAAGAAACAGGATTGTAGCAGGAATTTCTCCTTCTACCATCGTTATAGAGACTGGCTTTGGGGGCGGATCTGTAAGTACTGCCGCCTTTGCCAATGATTACAACAGAGATGTTTTTGCCCTTCCCGGAAAAATTACAGATGTCTACAGCCAAGGGTGTAATCAATTGATTTTCCATAACAAAGCAACGGCTATTTCGACAGTGAAAGACCTGATTAATATCCTTGGATTGAACAATCCACAGGAAAAAATTGAAGAGCTCTTTCCCTATAGTGAGACTTTAATACAATTCACTGAAAATCAAAGAATTGTTTATCAGTCCATTCAAGAGAATCCACAGATAACTTTGGATGATTTAGCCCAGAAAATGGACACTTCTTCACACAAAATTTTACCAATAATTTTAGAATTGGAACTTTTAGGGAAAGTAAAATCATTTTCCGGGAGACAATTTATTGCAATTTAA